A single region of the Streptomyces sp. NBC_01262 genome encodes:
- a CDS encoding beta-N-acetylhexosaminidase, translating to MPALVPRPTEAAFRSGHFTLDADTTLRLGAGAEPAAELLRTLLAPATGLSLRPSPEGRFALALDPGRGDLCEEGYVLTIDPDAALLLAARPTGLLRGIQTIRQLLPPQALAQAPQPGTRWLLPCADITDVPRHPWRGAMLDVARHFQPVSYLRRYVDLLALHKISVFHLHLTDDQGWRMPVTAYPKLTEIGGHRTESQKGPAGSATFDGIPHGGAYTRAELAGLVRYAADRGVTVMPEIEMPGHVRAALAAYPSLGNRPERTLDVWTSWGVCETVLGVHDEVLDFCRTVLDEVMDVFPSPYIHVGGEECPTAEWAHSIAARERAVAQGLPNPEALHGWFLGRIGEFLVRNGRRPVGWAETGAELPLDFTVMTWRDAAHTLTAARRGHPVVSAYHRATYLDHAQSDDPNEPPAQPGSVVDLRTVQAHDPVPEDADPDLAGRVLGTQAQLWTEFVTTPDHIEYLTYPRLCALADRAWSGATGWADFRIRLDEHTARLDALGVRHHP from the coding sequence ATGCCCGCGCTCGTACCCCGTCCCACCGAGGCCGCCTTCCGGTCCGGCCACTTCACCCTCGACGCCGACACCACACTGCGCCTCGGCGCAGGCGCCGAACCGGCCGCGGAGCTGCTGCGCACCCTGCTCGCCCCCGCCACCGGACTGTCCCTGCGGCCGTCCCCCGAGGGACGGTTCGCCCTGGCGCTCGACCCCGGCCGCGGCGACCTGTGCGAAGAGGGATACGTACTCACCATCGACCCGGACGCCGCGCTGCTGCTCGCCGCACGCCCCACCGGTCTGCTGCGCGGTATCCAGACGATCCGTCAGCTGCTCCCCCCGCAGGCGCTGGCGCAGGCCCCGCAGCCCGGCACGCGGTGGCTGCTGCCGTGCGCCGACATCACCGACGTCCCGCGTCACCCCTGGCGGGGCGCGATGCTGGACGTGGCACGCCATTTCCAGCCCGTGTCCTACCTGCGCAGGTACGTCGACCTGCTGGCCCTGCACAAGATCAGCGTGTTCCATCTGCATCTCACCGACGACCAGGGCTGGCGCATGCCGGTCACGGCCTACCCCAAGCTCACCGAGATCGGCGGCCACCGAACCGAGTCCCAGAAAGGCCCGGCTGGCAGCGCAACGTTCGACGGCATCCCGCACGGCGGGGCGTACACGCGGGCCGAACTCGCCGGTCTGGTCCGCTACGCGGCCGATCGCGGCGTCACCGTGATGCCGGAGATCGAGATGCCCGGCCACGTACGCGCCGCCCTCGCCGCCTACCCCTCGCTGGGCAATCGTCCGGAGCGCACCCTGGATGTCTGGACGAGCTGGGGCGTGTGCGAGACCGTCCTCGGCGTCCACGACGAGGTCCTCGACTTCTGCCGCACCGTCCTCGACGAGGTCATGGACGTCTTCCCCTCGCCGTACATCCACGTCGGCGGCGAGGAGTGCCCCACCGCCGAGTGGGCGCACAGCATCGCCGCGAGGGAACGGGCGGTGGCGCAGGGCCTGCCGAACCCCGAGGCGCTGCACGGCTGGTTCCTCGGACGGATCGGCGAATTCCTCGTCCGCAACGGGCGCCGCCCGGTCGGCTGGGCCGAGACCGGTGCCGAACTGCCCCTGGACTTCACCGTGATGACCTGGCGCGACGCCGCCCACACCCTGACGGCGGCCCGCCGCGGCCACCCCGTCGTCAGCGCGTACCACCGGGCCACCTACCTCGACCACGCCCAGTCCGACGACCCGAACGAGCCGCCGGCGCAGCCCGGGAGCGTCGTCGATCTGCGCACCGTCCAGGCCCACGATCCCGTACCCGAGGACGCGGACCCGGACCTGGCCGGGCGGGTGCTCGGCACCCAGGCCCAGCTGTGGACCGAGTTCGTCACGACGCCCGACCACATCGAATACCTCACCTACCCCCGGCTGTGCGCCCTCGCCGACCGCGCCTGGAGCGGCGCGACCGGCTGGGCCGACTTCCGCATCCGTCTGGACGAGCACACCGCCCGGCTCGACGCGCTCGGCGTACGGCACCACCCCTGA
- a CDS encoding cellulose binding domain-containing protein — protein sequence MRFAKNRLRATASAAVAVAMGAAALTALPATASAASDGLSVQYRTSATGASADQAEPWFKVKDTGSTTVQLANVRIRYYFKADSASATYRFACSWAVKGCANVTGTFGTLANPTATADRYLEIGFTSGAGSLAPGADTGDMQLRFYQSTWQPLNQSDDYSFGASQTSYGDWSKVTAQLSGTTVWGQAPAGNDPTSPPTNPPTDPPVTGATLFDDFNYSAYNDPKVSSHGWSVRSTSGGPGVSGATWAPGNVTFATTSGNSVMNLETSTAGTGASTKQTEIVTNARKFKNGTYAARVRFSDAPKYGPDGDHLVQTFFTINDLTAPLADDYSEYDFEYLPNGGWGETSNILYTTSWETYQADPWVAVNQHTEGRQSYNGWHDLVLTIDSTSIKYYIDGQLFGTHDAAYLPERPMSINFNQWLIDFGGLTSTTARAYDEQVDYVLHVKDQVLTPAQVAAKVTAYRGAGTTFEDTVPNS from the coding sequence ATGAGATTCGCCAAGAACCGGCTGCGCGCCACCGCATCCGCCGCCGTCGCGGTGGCCATGGGCGCCGCCGCGCTCACCGCGCTCCCGGCCACCGCGAGCGCGGCCTCCGACGGGCTGAGCGTCCAGTACCGTACGAGCGCCACGGGAGCCAGCGCGGACCAGGCCGAACCCTGGTTCAAGGTGAAGGACACCGGCTCCACGACCGTGCAGCTGGCGAACGTCAGGATCCGCTACTACTTCAAGGCCGACTCGGCGAGCGCCACCTATCGCTTCGCCTGTTCCTGGGCCGTCAAGGGCTGCGCCAACGTCACGGGCACCTTCGGCACCCTGGCCAACCCCACCGCCACGGCCGACCGCTACCTGGAGATCGGCTTCACCTCCGGTGCCGGCTCGCTCGCCCCGGGCGCCGACACCGGCGACATGCAGCTTCGCTTCTACCAGTCGACGTGGCAGCCGCTGAACCAGAGCGACGACTACTCCTTCGGCGCCTCCCAGACCTCGTACGGCGACTGGTCCAAGGTCACCGCGCAGCTGTCCGGCACCACCGTGTGGGGCCAGGCCCCGGCGGGCAACGACCCGACGAGCCCGCCCACCAACCCGCCGACCGATCCTCCGGTCACCGGCGCCACGCTGTTCGACGACTTCAACTACAGCGCCTACAACGACCCGAAGGTCTCGTCGCACGGCTGGAGCGTGCGCTCCACCTCCGGCGGCCCCGGCGTGTCCGGCGCCACCTGGGCGCCGGGGAACGTCACCTTCGCCACCACGAGCGGCAACTCCGTCATGAACCTGGAGACCTCGACGGCGGGCACCGGAGCGAGCACCAAGCAGACCGAGATCGTCACCAACGCGCGGAAGTTCAAGAACGGCACCTACGCGGCCCGCGTCAGGTTCAGCGACGCGCCCAAGTACGGCCCGGACGGCGACCACCTCGTCCAGACCTTCTTCACCATCAACGACCTCACCGCGCCACTGGCGGACGACTACTCCGAGTACGACTTCGAGTACCTGCCCAACGGCGGCTGGGGCGAGACGTCCAACATCCTGTACACGACGTCCTGGGAGACCTACCAGGCCGATCCGTGGGTGGCGGTCAACCAGCACACCGAGGGCCGTCAGAGCTACAACGGCTGGCACGACCTGGTGCTGACCATCGACAGCACCAGCATCAAGTACTACATCGACGGACAGCTCTTCGGCACCCATGACGCCGCGTACCTGCCGGAGCGGCCGATGTCGATCAACTTCAACCAGTGGCTGATCGACTTCGGCGGCCTGACCAGCACCACCGCGCGCGCCTACGACGAGCAGGTCGACTACGTCCTGCACGTCAAGGACCAGGTCCTCACTCCCGCCCAGGTCGCCGCCAAGGTGACGGCGTACCGGGGCGCGGGCACCACGTTCGAGGACACCGTCCCGAACAGCTGA
- a CDS encoding response regulator transcription factor, which yields MIRVLVADDEPLIRAGIRMILTSADDIDVVAEAANGREAVDLVRAHAVDVALLDIQMPVLDGLSALAELRRAAPSVRPLILTTFGERENVLRALSHGGAGFLLKDSAPAELIQAVRAAAAGDAYLSPGATRHVVDSLTSGRAAARGEEARRRLEALSARELEVLALLGEGLSNADAGGRIHVSEATVKAYVSRILTKLRCENRVQAALLARDAGLEPR from the coding sequence GTGATCAGAGTCCTCGTCGCGGATGACGAACCGCTCATCCGCGCGGGCATCCGGATGATCCTGACCTCCGCCGACGACATCGACGTCGTGGCGGAGGCGGCCAATGGCCGCGAGGCGGTCGACCTGGTCCGCGCCCACGCCGTGGACGTGGCCCTGCTCGACATCCAGATGCCCGTGCTGGACGGGCTGTCCGCACTGGCCGAACTGCGGCGGGCGGCGCCGTCCGTACGTCCGCTGATCCTGACGACCTTCGGCGAGCGGGAGAACGTACTGCGCGCGCTGAGTCACGGCGGCGCCGGGTTCCTGCTGAAGGACTCGGCACCGGCCGAGCTGATCCAGGCGGTACGGGCGGCGGCGGCCGGGGACGCGTATCTGTCGCCCGGTGCCACCCGGCACGTGGTCGACTCGCTCACCTCGGGCCGGGCCGCGGCGCGCGGCGAGGAGGCGCGGCGGCGTCTGGAGGCACTGAGCGCACGGGAGCTGGAGGTGCTGGCGCTGCTCGGGGAGGGACTGTCGAACGCCGACGCGGGCGGGCGGATCCATGTGAGCGAGGCGACGGTGAAGGCGTACGTCAGCCGGATCCTGACGAAGCTGCGGTGCGAGAACCGGGTACAGGCGGCACTGCTGGCACGGGACGCGGGGCTGGAACCGCGCTGA
- a CDS encoding sensor histidine kinase, which produces MKALDVRKHLGAPGMWPRRRILGETALALVLAPLAALSLMDQGAARMAAAAVAAVVLCVLRRAFPATVLVLTGAVAGVLGAFGVVLMVVSWSAGARIEAPRRALALFTASYVLYAALSVHHASFDLSVLQTLLFTTLAFLATTVVPGLASRNRAQRRALLRALHEHNAQLLREREMIASHARLRERQRIAHDMHDSLGHQLALIAVHTGALEVDRDLTDGQRQAVGVLREASVAAMHELREVVGILSDGTPDLTHGREGEGRGVAGIEGLVAASRGARAVVELKRTGEVRPLAPAADHAAYRIVQEALTNALKHAPEASIAVELRYEPDSLVVEVANGPVPVTAGGGRRPVVSGGQGLTGLQERARLVGGMVHAGPGGEGGFRVAGVLPYGPRPRREVTTFVDAANDFRAQSDGVVSGDGGADIDWSGPPDRQRELDIAMGRKRKGLVIGCGAALLAFVILGVLAVVLVVDLVGKESDKLLIEPSVYDSVKVGDAETAVRDKLPHGESFLASTLNDEGPVAPKGAKCSSYLSTADWPDQGDKVPAYRFCFRDGRLIEKKAFLSKS; this is translated from the coding sequence ATGAAGGCCCTCGATGTCCGCAAACACCTCGGAGCGCCCGGCATGTGGCCCCGGCGGCGGATTCTCGGCGAGACGGCCCTGGCCCTCGTCCTGGCCCCGCTCGCGGCGCTGAGCCTGATGGACCAGGGCGCGGCGCGGATGGCGGCGGCGGCCGTGGCCGCCGTGGTGCTCTGTGTGCTGCGGCGGGCGTTTCCGGCGACCGTGCTGGTTCTCACCGGCGCGGTCGCCGGTGTCCTCGGTGCTTTCGGGGTCGTGCTGATGGTCGTGAGCTGGTCGGCGGGCGCGAGGATCGAGGCGCCCAGGCGGGCACTCGCGCTGTTCACGGCCTCGTACGTCCTGTACGCGGCACTGTCCGTCCACCATGCGTCCTTCGACCTGTCCGTGCTGCAGACGCTGCTTTTCACCACGCTCGCGTTCCTGGCGACGACGGTCGTGCCCGGTCTCGCCAGCCGCAACCGCGCCCAGCGCCGGGCGCTCCTGCGCGCGCTGCACGAGCACAACGCCCAGTTGCTGCGCGAACGCGAGATGATCGCGTCCCACGCGCGCCTGCGGGAGCGGCAGCGCATAGCGCACGACATGCACGACAGCCTCGGCCACCAACTGGCCCTGATCGCCGTCCACACGGGCGCGCTGGAGGTGGACCGGGACCTGACGGACGGGCAGCGTCAGGCGGTCGGCGTGCTGCGGGAGGCGTCCGTGGCCGCGATGCACGAACTGCGCGAGGTCGTCGGCATCCTGAGTGACGGCACGCCCGACCTGACGCATGGGCGCGAGGGCGAGGGCCGGGGCGTCGCGGGGATCGAGGGCCTGGTGGCGGCCTCGCGGGGCGCGCGGGCGGTCGTGGAGCTGAAGCGTACGGGCGAGGTGAGGCCGCTGGCCCCCGCGGCCGACCACGCGGCGTACCGCATCGTGCAGGAGGCGCTGACCAACGCCCTGAAGCACGCGCCGGAAGCCTCGATCGCCGTCGAGCTGCGGTACGAGCCGGATTCCCTGGTCGTCGAGGTCGCCAACGGGCCGGTGCCCGTCACGGCCGGCGGGGGACGGCGGCCCGTGGTCAGTGGCGGACAGGGCCTGACGGGGTTGCAGGAGCGGGCCCGGCTGGTCGGCGGCATGGTGCACGCGGGGCCGGGCGGCGAGGGCGGGTTCCGCGTCGCGGGCGTACTGCCGTACGGCCCTCGGCCGCGGCGGGAAGTGACGACCTTCGTCGATGCGGCGAACGACTTCCGGGCGCAGAGCGATGGGGTGGTGTCCGGCGACGGTGGTGCGGACATCGACTGGTCCGGTCCGCCGGACAGGCAGAGGGAGCTCGACATCGCCATGGGACGCAAGAGGAAGGGCCTCGTGATCGGATGCGGCGCCGCGCTGCTGGCCTTCGTGATTCTCGGGGTGCTGGCCGTCGTGCTGGTCGTCGACCTGGTGGGCAAGGAGAGCGACAAGCTCCTGATCGAGCCGTCGGTCTACGACTCGGTGAAGGTCGGGGACGCCGAGACGGCCGTGCGCGACAAGCTGCCGCACGGCGAGTCGTTCCTGGCCTCGACCCTGAACGACGAAGGGCCCGTCGCACCGAAGGGAGCGAAGTGTTCGTCCTACCTGTCGACGGCGGACTGGCCGGACCAGGGGGACAAGGTGCCTGCCTACCGCTTCTGCTTCAGGGACGGCAGACTGATCGAGAAGAAGGCCTTCCTGTCCAAGTCGTAG
- a CDS encoding RNA-guided endonuclease InsQ/TnpB family protein: protein MAIRVKRAFKFRFYPTDAQAAELSRTFGCVRKVYNLALQARTVAWYQRQERVNYNATSAMLTAWKKTEDLAFLSEVSSVPLQQCLRHLQGAFTSFFDGRAKYPRFKSRKKSRKSAEYTSSAFRYRDGALTLAKMREPLNIVWSRPLPEGAAPSTVTVSQDAAGRWFVSLLCDDAITPAPATTAAVGIDVGITCLVTLSTGEKVTNPRHERRDRARLVKAQRQLSRKAKGDGANRAKARLKVAKVHARISDRRRDHLHKLTTRLVRENQTVVIEDLTVRNMVKNGKLARAISDAAWRDMRTMLEYKCAWYGRDLVVVDRWFPSSKLCGTCGTIRAKLPLHVRAWTCACGTVHDRDVNAARNILAAGLAVTACGDGVRPQRESSRTGQSSMKQETQRATAGIPHL, encoded by the coding sequence ATGGCCATTCGCGTGAAGCGGGCGTTTAAGTTCCGCTTCTATCCGACCGATGCGCAGGCGGCGGAGTTGTCGCGCACGTTCGGGTGTGTGCGGAAGGTCTACAACCTGGCCCTCCAGGCCCGTACCGTCGCGTGGTATCAGCGGCAGGAGCGGGTCAACTACAACGCCACCTCGGCGATGCTCACCGCGTGGAAGAAGACCGAGGATCTGGCTTTCCTGTCCGAGGTGTCCTCGGTGCCGTTGCAGCAGTGCCTGAGGCACCTGCAAGGCGCGTTCACCAGCTTCTTCGACGGCCGCGCGAAGTACCCGCGCTTCAAGTCGCGAAAGAAGTCCCGCAAGAGTGCCGAGTACACCAGCTCGGCGTTCCGCTACCGCGACGGTGCCCTCACGCTCGCCAAGATGCGCGAGCCCCTGAACATTGTGTGGTCCCGGCCCCTGCCCGAAGGCGCGGCCCCGTCCACGGTGACCGTGTCGCAGGACGCGGCCGGACGCTGGTTCGTGTCCCTGCTGTGCGACGACGCGATCACCCCCGCCCCGGCCACCACGGCGGCGGTCGGGATCGACGTGGGGATCACCTGTCTGGTGACCTTGTCCACCGGGGAGAAGGTCACCAACCCCCGGCACGAGCGCCGCGACCGGGCCCGGCTGGTGAAGGCGCAGCGGCAGCTGTCCCGCAAGGCCAAGGGTGACGGCGCGAACCGGGCCAAGGCCAGGCTGAAGGTCGCCAAGGTCCATGCCCGGATCAGCGATCGGCGCCGCGATCACCTGCACAAGCTGACCACTCGTCTCGTCCGTGAGAACCAAACGGTCGTGATCGAGGACCTGACCGTCCGCAACATGGTCAAGAACGGCAAGCTCGCCCGAGCCATCTCGGACGCGGCCTGGCGTGACATGCGGACGATGCTGGAGTACAAGTGCGCCTGGTACGGGCGCGACCTCGTCGTGGTCGACCGCTGGTTCCCCAGCTCCAAGCTGTGCGGGACTTGCGGCACGATCCGGGCGAAGCTGCCCCTGCACGTCCGCGCGTGGACGTGCGCGTGCGGCACCGTGCATGACCGCGACGTGAACGCGGCACGCAACATTCTCGCGGCCGGGCTGGCCGTGACAGCCTGTGGAGACGGTGTAAGACCTCAACGGGAGTCCTCCCGCACGGGGCAGTCGTCGATGAAGCAGGAAACCCAACGGGCAACCGCTGGAATCCCCCACCTATAG
- a CDS encoding alpha-L-rhamnosidase-related protein, whose product MPRPGRLLGLAMVVASALAVAPAYAAPLTATSATRAELDAVNYSPTSRTVKPTAVYRTSGSVANPQNVLSGQPTRISGSQSAVTLDFGKEVGGLATLSFGSTSDNGQRVGLAFSESSLYVGNNSDRSSGRDGEDGALYATASANGTYTMPTAQLRGGFRYLTVFLDTSGWVDLKGVSLNFTAAPGKTDPADYANYFSSSDELLNSIWYAGAYTVQLNTIASDQGRAWPPPASAWDNGATVGVGDSVLVDGAKRDRTVWPGDMGIAVPTQYAYSNDLTSTRNALTTMFNAQSAEGEIPWSGPPFNLTGSDTYHTWTLLGTSTYYGYTADRAWLDSEWANYKRGMAFITNKIDGNNLLNVTRTQDWARAGQGGENISANALLYGALKGGATLATAEGDSALAASWTAKAAAIKSAANSLLWDAAKGMYKDNPTSGLYPQDGNSLAVWYGLTDSTAKSKSIIAGLGKNWGIYGPTTPEWGGNVSPFAGGMELNARFTANDDYTALNQIRRTWGHMLTSDIGTKSTFWEGVKADGGLAYGGSFMSLAHGWSTAPTSTLTFDVLGTAPESATGAYRFVPHPGDLTSAEGRITMPQGAINASWSRDPAAGTYSAHLTSPAGTTGRIGVPKFGGNISVSVNGAAVWSNGTFTPTTGITGASQDDTYVYLTGVAPGGYTVTATGLGNPPAPADPATGALRAGFTRCAGEGGTCSFSGTRAVAYGAGAYTYKTVTSSTACSNDSFGGDPAANLVKSCYVADAGGPPGYTACAAEGGTCAVPGYNRDVAYGANGNFAHQVTNGSVACTNAHFGDPIDGVAKSCYLPPSGGPAGGWTKCADQNGTCAAVAGQPVAYGAYGAFTTITATGATGATACTDATFGDPIPGESKACYTATGGPVGYATACATEGGTCAFSGQQTVAYGARGRFLYKSFTGGAGCTTAAFGTDPLPGVSKSCYLTP is encoded by the coding sequence ATGCCCCGTCCAGGGCGCCTCCTCGGCCTCGCCATGGTCGTGGCCTCCGCGCTGGCCGTGGCTCCCGCGTACGCGGCGCCGCTGACCGCGACATCCGCAACCCGGGCGGAGCTTGATGCCGTGAACTACTCGCCGACCTCACGCACCGTCAAGCCGACCGCCGTCTACCGGACGTCCGGCAGCGTCGCGAACCCGCAGAACGTCCTCAGCGGGCAGCCGACGCGGATCTCCGGCTCCCAGTCGGCCGTCACCCTCGACTTCGGCAAGGAAGTCGGCGGTCTGGCAACGTTGTCATTCGGCAGCACCAGCGACAACGGCCAGCGGGTCGGCCTGGCCTTCAGCGAGTCGTCCCTGTACGTGGGCAACAACAGCGACCGCAGCAGCGGCCGCGACGGCGAGGACGGGGCCCTGTACGCCACCGCCTCCGCCAACGGCACCTACACCATGCCCACCGCCCAACTGCGCGGCGGCTTCCGCTACCTGACGGTCTTCCTCGACACCTCGGGCTGGGTCGACCTCAAGGGCGTCAGCCTCAACTTCACCGCTGCCCCGGGGAAGACCGACCCGGCCGACTACGCCAACTACTTTTCCTCCAGCGACGAGCTGCTCAACAGCATCTGGTACGCCGGGGCGTACACCGTGCAGCTCAACACGATCGCCTCCGACCAGGGCCGCGCCTGGCCCCCGCCCGCCTCGGCCTGGGACAACGGCGCCACCGTCGGCGTGGGCGACTCCGTCCTGGTCGACGGCGCCAAGCGCGACCGTACGGTGTGGCCCGGCGACATGGGCATCGCCGTACCCACGCAGTACGCCTACTCCAACGACCTCACCTCGACCCGCAACGCGCTCACCACGATGTTCAACGCGCAGTCGGCGGAGGGCGAAATCCCCTGGTCGGGCCCGCCGTTCAACCTCACCGGCTCGGACACCTACCACACCTGGACGCTGCTCGGCACGTCCACGTACTACGGCTACACCGCCGACCGGGCATGGCTGGACTCCGAATGGGCCAACTACAAGCGCGGGATGGCCTTCATCACCAACAAGATCGACGGCAACAACCTCCTCAACGTCACCCGCACCCAGGACTGGGCCCGGGCCGGCCAGGGCGGCGAGAACATCTCCGCCAACGCGCTGCTGTACGGCGCGCTCAAGGGCGGCGCCACCCTCGCCACGGCCGAGGGCGACAGCGCGCTCGCCGCGAGCTGGACCGCCAAGGCGGCCGCCATCAAGTCCGCCGCCAACTCCCTGCTGTGGGACGCCGCCAAGGGCATGTACAAGGACAACCCCACCAGCGGCCTGTACCCGCAGGACGGCAACTCCCTCGCCGTCTGGTACGGATTGACCGACTCCACGGCCAAGTCGAAGAGCATCATCGCGGGGCTCGGAAAGAACTGGGGCATCTACGGCCCCACCACCCCCGAATGGGGCGGCAACGTGTCGCCCTTCGCCGGCGGCATGGAGCTGAACGCCCGCTTCACCGCCAATGACGACTACACCGCCCTGAACCAGATCCGCCGCACCTGGGGCCACATGCTGACCAGCGACATCGGCACCAAGAGCACCTTCTGGGAGGGCGTCAAGGCCGACGGCGGCCTCGCCTACGGCGGCTCGTTCATGAGCCTGGCCCACGGCTGGTCCACCGCGCCCACCTCCACGCTCACCTTCGACGTGCTCGGCACCGCGCCGGAGTCGGCCACCGGCGCCTACCGCTTCGTCCCGCACCCCGGCGACCTGACCAGCGCCGAGGGCCGCATCACCATGCCCCAGGGCGCCATCAACGCCTCCTGGTCCCGCGACCCGGCCGCCGGCACCTACTCGGCGCACCTCACCAGCCCGGCCGGCACCACCGGCCGCATCGGCGTCCCCAAGTTCGGCGGCAACATCTCGGTCTCCGTGAACGGCGCCGCCGTCTGGAGCAACGGAACCTTCACGCCCACCACGGGAATCACCGGCGCGAGCCAGGACGACACCTACGTCTACCTCACCGGCGTCGCCCCGGGCGGCTACACCGTGACCGCCACCGGACTGGGCAACCCGCCGGCGCCCGCCGATCCCGCGACCGGCGCGCTGCGGGCGGGCTTCACCCGCTGCGCGGGCGAGGGCGGCACGTGCTCCTTCAGCGGCACCCGCGCGGTGGCCTACGGCGCCGGAGCGTACACGTACAAGACGGTTACCAGCAGCACCGCCTGCTCCAACGACTCCTTCGGCGGCGACCCGGCCGCGAACCTCGTCAAGTCCTGCTACGTCGCCGACGCCGGCGGCCCGCCCGGATACACCGCCTGCGCGGCCGAGGGCGGCACCTGCGCCGTGCCCGGCTACAACCGCGACGTCGCCTACGGCGCCAACGGCAACTTCGCCCACCAGGTCACCAACGGCTCCGTCGCCTGCACCAACGCACACTTCGGCGACCCCATCGACGGTGTCGCCAAGTCCTGCTACCTGCCGCCCTCCGGAGGGCCGGCCGGCGGCTGGACCAAGTGCGCGGACCAGAACGGCACCTGCGCCGCCGTCGCGGGCCAGCCGGTGGCCTACGGTGCCTACGGCGCGTTCACGACGATCACTGCCACCGGCGCCACCGGCGCCACCGCGTGCACCGACGCCACCTTCGGCGACCCGATCCCCGGCGAGTCCAAGGCCTGCTACACCGCCACCGGCGGCCCGGTCGGCTACGCGACCGCCTGCGCCACCGAAGGCGGCACCTGCGCCTTCAGCGGCCAGCAGACCGTCGCCTACGGCGCCCGGGGCCGCTTCCTCTACAAGTCGTTCACCGGCGGCGCCGGCTGCACGACGGCGGCATTCGGCACCGATCCGCTGCCCGGCGTGAGCAAGTCCTGCTACCTCACTCCCTGA